In Anaerolineae bacterium, the sequence GGCGGCCACCCCCGCACCCACGGCCGCGCCGGCTACTGAAGCAGCTCCCACGGCCACGCCGGCTCCGGCGCAAGAAGAGCCGACCGCCACCCCCGCACAACCGGCGGCTCAGGTCACCGACGAGTGGGGCGTCGCAATCATCCCCGCCGGCAAGACCATCAAGATCGGCCTGGCCGGCCCACTGACCGGCGACTATGCCAACTTCGGCATCGACATCTCGCGCGGCGCCGAGCTGGCCCTCGAGGAGCATCCCGAGATCAAGGGCTTCAAGGTCGAGTTCGTAACCCAGGACACCCAGGGTTCCCCGGAACAGGGTGCGGCGGTCGCCAACAAGTTCGCCTCTGACCCGCAGATGGTAGGCATCGTCGGGCACATTTTCTCCGGCGAGACCGAGGCCTCTATCCCCATTTACGAGAAGGCCGGCATCGTCATGGTCTCTCCCTCCGCCACCAACCCGACCCTGACCGAGCTGGGCTCGAAGGTCTTCAACCGCGTGGCCTTCACCGACAAGATGCAGGGCGAGTTCGCCGCCAAGTACATCTATGAGAAGCTCGGCGTGCGCAAGGTCGTCACCATGCACGACGGCGGTGCCTACGGTCAGGGCCTGGCCAACGTCATGGCCGAGGCCTTCAAGGCGCTGGGCGGCGAAGTACTGGGCACCCAGGCCATCACCCCGGGCGAGACCGACTACAGCGCCCCGCTGGCCGCTGTGGCCGCTCTGGGCCCCGAGCTGATCTACTTCGGCGGTTATGACACCGACGCCGCGGTGCTGGTCTCGCAGATGGAACCCGCCGGTCTGAAGGGCGTCATCTTCTTCGGCTGCGACGGCACCTACGGCGAGAACTACCTGAAGCTGGCCGGCAAGGCTGCGGAAGGCACCTACTCCACCTATGTGCCCATCCCCGAGTCCGAGGCCTTCGAGAAATTCCGCGCCCGCTACAAAGAGCGCTACGGCGATGAGCAGGGCAAGCTCAGCCCCTTCAGCCCACACGGGCATGACGCCATGGCCATCATCCTGGCGGCCCTGGAGAAGGTCGCGGTCGTGCAGGCCGACGGCTCCCTGGCCATCCCGCGCAAGGCCTTGGCGGACGCGGTGCGCGCCACCAAGGACTTCCCTGGCCTGACCGGCACCATCACCTGCTCCGAGGTGGGTGAGTGTGCCGCGGCCAGCATCCAGTTCATGGTGGTCAAGGACGGCAAGTGGGTCGTGGCGGAATAACCTTCCGCATGTCCGAGGGGACGGCGAGGCCGGCGGGCCTGGCCGTCCCCTTATCCCAGTAAGGCAGAACTGCTCCATACTGGTTGGGGGCAATCGCATGAATGTTGCGGCAGAATCAAGCAAATGGAGAACCGCCCGGGTGAAGGAGCGCAAGGTCAGCCTTGGGCTCCTTTTGCGCCTGGGAATCGGCCTGCTGGTGCTGGCCTTTTTCGCCTATCGGTTTTACGGCGTGCTGGCGAGGCAAGCCTACGGCGCGGAAACGTGGGCGCGCCTGGCGATCTCCGGGCTGATCATCGGCAGTGTGTACGCCGTCATCGCTCTGGGCTACACGCTGGTGTACGGCATCCTGTTCATGATCAACTTCGCCCACGGCGAGGTGATGATGATCGGCGCCTTCGCCGGCTACTTCGTGCTGGAGGCCTTCGCCGCCTCCGGCTTCTCCGCCCGCCAGCCGGTGCTGGCCATTCTTATCACCTTCCTGGCCGGCATGACCGTTTCCATGCTGGTGGGTATTTCCCTGGAGCGCATCGCCTACCGCCCTCTGCGCGGCGCCCCGCGCCTGGTACCGCTCATCAGCGCCATCGGCGCGTCCATTTTCCTGCAGAACGCCGCCCAGTTGATGTTCGGCTCCATGCGCCGCACATACAGCAACCCGCCGGCACTGGAGCGGAACGTCGGTTGGGTGCTGGATGTCGCCGGCAAACCCGTCAGCATCACGTATACCGGCGTGCTCACCTTTGCCTTCTCCGTGGTATTGATGATTGGCCTGTACCTGCTGGTACAGCGCACCCGGCTGGGCCGCGCCATGCGCGCCGTGGCAGAGAATAAGGAGGCGGCCGCGCTGATGGGCGTGGATGTGGACCGGGTCATCGCCAACACCTTCGCCATCAGCGGGGTGCTGGCAGGCGCCGCCGGCGTCATGTGGGGCCTGCACAACGGCATCATCTATCATTATGTGGGCTTTATCCCCGGCTTGAAGGCCTTCACCGCCGCGGTGCTGGGCGGTATCGGCAACATCCCCGGCGCCATGCTCGGCGGCATCGTGCTGGGCATTGCGGAATCGCTGGCGCCGGCTGTCCTGGATATACCCTTCCAGTTGAAGGACGTGCTGGCCTTCGCTGTGCTGGTGCTGGTGCTCATCTTCCGGCCGACCGGCATCCTGGGCGAGGTGCTGGCCGAGGA encodes:
- a CDS encoding branched-chain amino acid ABC transporter substrate-binding protein, coding for MKRRMLLFGTLLVIAGLLLSSCAPAATPAPTAAPATEAAPTATPAPAQEEPTATPAQPAAQVTDEWGVAIIPAGKTIKIGLAGPLTGDYANFGIDISRGAELALEEHPEIKGFKVEFVTQDTQGSPEQGAAVANKFASDPQMVGIVGHIFSGETEASIPIYEKAGIVMVSPSATNPTLTELGSKVFNRVAFTDKMQGEFAAKYIYEKLGVRKVVTMHDGGAYGQGLANVMAEAFKALGGEVLGTQAITPGETDYSAPLAAVAALGPELIYFGGYDTDAAVLVSQMEPAGLKGVIFFGCDGTYGENYLKLAGKAAEGTYSTYVPIPESEAFEKFRARYKERYGDEQGKLSPFSPHGHDAMAIILAALEKVAVVQADGSLAIPRKALADAVRATKDFPGLTGTITCSEVGECAAASIQFMVVKDGKWVVAE
- a CDS encoding branched-chain amino acid ABC transporter permease; translation: MNVAAESSKWRTARVKERKVSLGLLLRLGIGLLVLAFFAYRFYGVLARQAYGAETWARLAISGLIIGSVYAVIALGYTLVYGILFMINFAHGEVMMIGAFAGYFVLEAFAASGFSARQPVLAILITFLAGMTVSMLVGISLERIAYRPLRGAPRLVPLISAIGASIFLQNAAQLMFGSMRRTYSNPPALERNVGWVLDVAGKPVSITYTGVLTFAFSVVLMIGLYLLVQRTRLGRAMRAVAENKEAAALMGVDVDRVIANTFAISGVLAGAAGVMWGLHNGIIYHYVGFIPGLKAFTAAVLGGIGNIPGAMLGGIVLGIAESLAPAVLDIPFQLKDVLAFAVLVLVLIFRPTGILGEVLAEEKV